Proteins found in one Crassostrea angulata isolate pt1a10 chromosome 3, ASM2561291v2, whole genome shotgun sequence genomic segment:
- the LOC128175797 gene encoding tripartite motif-containing protein 45-like, translating to MKGHSQMLALSGGVNKGDIFCDLCKKYEKVENHCVECNKDMCSVCKHHHLRAKVSAKHHPISLKLWESHTGILQCPIHSDSFMTLYCHFCQKMVCDMCSKNLNTNDPRPCFSRSKKEEMMCMLDLYKKGKLTLEGLTFEECHLLEECLIEDQFIQSELVDKVKARIHEEVEENRSLIAGYQEKFEAWYQKICQDFVAKMKKYTKKAENYHGKELIRLYRFAENDMNRPREHVQPLYNIPSPEFVPGKPGVGSVEESFGKLVYDDLNIQWRKHIMLYNLLCAN from the coding sequence ATGAAAGGCCACAGCCAGATGTTGGCTCTTAGTGGTGGTGTAAataaaggagacatattttgtgatttgtgtaaaaaatatgaGAAAGTGGAAAATCACTGTGTGGAATGTAACAAAGACATGTGTAGTGTGTGCAAGCACCACCATTTGAGGGCAAAGGTCAGTGCCAAGCATCATCCAATCAGCTTGAAGTTGTGGGAGTCACACACTGGGATTCTTCAGTGTCCAATACACAGTGACAGCTTCATGACCCTATACTGTCATTTCTGTCAAAAGATGGTGTGTGACATGTGCAGTAAAAACCTGAACACGAATGACCCACGACCTTGTTTCTCCCGCAGTAAGAAAGAGGAGATGATGTGTATGCTGGATCTGTACAAAAAAGGAAAGCTTACCCTTGAGGGGTTGACTTTTGAAGAATGTCACCTTTTGGAGGAGTGTTTAATTGAGGACCAATTCATTCAGTCTGAACTTGTGGACAAAGTCAAAGCCCGGATACACGAGGAAGTAGAAGAGAACCGTAGTCTTATTGCGGGATATCAAGAGAAATTTGAAGCATGGTATCAAAAAATCTGTCAGGACTTTGTGGCCAAAATGAAAAAGTATACAAAGAAAGCAGAAAATTATCATGGCAAGGAGCTAATTCGACTGTACAGATTTGCAGAAAATGACATGAACAGGCCAAGAGAGCATGTTCAGCCTCTCTATAATATACCCTCCCCTGAGTTTGTTCCTGGGAAGCCAGGGGTAGGCTCAGTTGAGGAAAGTTTTGGTAAACTAGTGTATGATGACCTCAATATACAGTGGAGAAAGCATATCATGCTGTATAACTTACTATGTgcaaattaa
- the LOC128175796 gene encoding uncharacterized protein LOC128175796, which yields MTTGNGPSHLNEILGTMNSPGLSSTSFTAIEKEVGEWWLSALESNILEAGAEERALAVERGDYHHEVPAITVITDGGWSKRTHKHSYNALGGVAIIIGKETGKLLHIGVRNKYCYVCQTAKNKMVEPQEHDCFKNWDSDSQSMESDIIVEGFKEAETKHGLRYMRIVGDGDSSVYAKIREEVPEWGRDVQKEECANHVCKCYRSNLEKLVMNNPLYKGRHNLTKKVRVQLVSAVRCAVRVRAKQRENKELTTSAAVAHLKHDILNSVHHVFGNHSNCSDFCKVSTSTSTADNLQIQIEQNEGIDDDGANFENIFEEQITFWEEGASAEELENSRYCSFDFHDVEKFIIQDVSILLMKIAEKAEHLIGNTTTNIAESWMHIRCKFDGGKIHNLCNRGSWHARCYGGALRMNYGPLWSPNVWKESTATHAGSFFTKVFQRQEVKLAQSKKHQMKPQTKKNRFMKKLRNLKQSTTTKAKRAYGEDATEVTEDISASDLEAKKQEFLNKHVCVSSTQIAKIQSSTSKQSSSGLWHSERRIRLTASNFGKVYRRRPSIPVKNLVKSLLYSNFKGNRHTRNGLLQERSTIEEYKLRKAEENENVIVKDSGLVIDHNNNFLAASPDGFVFTSDGKKGLIEIKNLVHNKPLNLFEAADKIRSFCLQYRNGKLSLKENHDYYYQCQGLMNICGTEWIDFVVRTLNPYHLFIERIYRNEDLWNIMLPKLKDFYHTSLLPELASPREGKSPGIREPGVWYSPPNTRVAVRKTRGGRMLTDPLSRKSRNKRKKKD from the exons ATGACAACGGGAAATGGGCCATCCCACCTAAATGAAATTCTTGGTACTATGAACTCCCCAGGCCTGTCTTCTACATCGTTTACAGCTATAGAGAAGGAGGTTGGAGAATGGTGGCTTTCTGCTCTTGAGAGTAACATATTGGAAGCAGGGGCAGAAGAGAGAGCTTTGGCAGTAGAAAGGGGTGATTACCATCATGAGGTTCCTGCAATAACTGTTATTACAGATGGTGGATGGTCAAAACGCACACACAAACACAGCTATAATGCTCTTGGAGGTGTAGCCATTATCATTGGTAAAGAGACAGGAAAACTGCTGCATATAGGGGTTAGAAATAAATACTGTTATGTGTGCCAAACAGCCAAGAATAAGATGGTGGAACCACAAGAACACGATTGTTTCAAGAACTGGGATTCAGATAGTCAATCCATGGAAAGTGACATTATTGTGGAAGGGTTTAAAGAAGCAGAGACTAAACATGGTTTACGGTACATGCGTATAGTTGGTGATGGGGACTCGTCTGTATATGCTAAAATTAGAGAGGAAGTACCCGAGTGGGGCAGGGATGTTCAGAAAGAAGAGTGTGCAAATCATGTTTGTAAGTGTTACAGATCCAACCTTGAGAAGCTCGTAATGAATAACCCCCTTTACAAAGGAAGGCAtaatcttacaaaaaaagtTAGAGTACAGCTAGTTTCTGCAGTAAGATGTGCAGTACGTGTCAGAGCAAAACAGAGGGAGAACAAAGAACTTACCACATCAGCTGCAGTTGCTCACCTTAAACATGATATTCTGAATTCTGTACATCATGTTTTTGGTAACCATTCAAATTGTTCAGACTTTTGTAAGGTGTCAACTTCAACCTCAACTGCTGATAATTTACAAATTCAAATCGAACAAAATGAAGGTATTGATGATGATGGCGCAAACTTTGAGAATATCTTTGAAGAGCAGATTACATTCTGGGAAGAAGGTGCAAGTGCAGAAGAGTTAGAGAATTCTCGTTATTGTAGCTTTGACTTTCATGATGTTGAAAAATTTATCATTCAGGATGTTTCCattcttttaatgaaaatagCAGAGAAGGCTGAACATCTGATTGGCAACACCACAACAAACATTGCAGAGTCTTGGATGCACATAAGGTGCAAGTTTGATGGTGGAAAGATTCACAATCTATGCAACAGAGGGTCATGGCATGCTCGGTGTTATGGTGGTGCTTTGCGTATGAACTATGGACCACTGTGGTCTCCAAATGTTTGGAAAGAATCCACAGCTACACATGCAGGATCTTTTTTTACTAAAGTTTTCCAAAGACAGGAAGTGAAGCTGGCCCAAAGTAAGAAACATCAAATGAAGCCGCAAACAAAGAAAAACAGATTTATGAAGAAATTAAGGAATCTAAAGCAAAGTACAACCACAAAAGCTAAAAGAGCATATGGAGAGGATGCCACTGAGGTTACTGAAGATATATCGGCATCAGACTTAGAAGCAAAAAAGCAAGAATTCCTTAACAAACATGTATGCGTCTCTTCAACCCAGATAGCAAAGATCCAGAGCTCCACTTCCAAACAATCTTCATCAGGTCTGTGGCATTCTGAGAGAAGAATACGATTAACTGCCTCTAATTTTGGAAAAGTTTATCGGCGTAGACCATCTATCCCAGTTAAAAACTTGGTGAAATCTCTTCTGTATTCTAATTTTAAAGGAAATAGACATACTAGAAATGGACTTCTACAGGAAAGATCTACTATAGAGGAATACAAACTCAGAAAAGCTGAAGAGAATGAGAATGTGATAGTGAAGGACTCAGGATTGGTAATTGATCATAACAACAACTTCCTAGCAGCAAGTCCTGATGGTTTTGTGTTTACCTCTGATGGAAAGAAGGGTCTTATAGAGATAAAGAACCTCGTTCATAATAAGCCTTTAAATCTTTTTGAAGCTGCAGACAAAATAAGGTCATTTTGTTTGCAGTATAGAAATGGAAAATTATCCTTAAAGGAGAATCACGATTATTACTATCAATGTCAAGGGCTTATGAACATTTGTGGAACAGAGTGGATAGACTTTGTGGTTCGCACTCTGAATCCCTACCATCTTTTCATTGAGAGAATATACAGGAATGAGGATCTTTGGAACATAATGCTGCCAAAGCTCAAAGATTTTTATCACACATCATTGTTACCTGAATTAGCTTCTCCTCGGGAAGGGAAAAGTCCAGGCATAAGGGAACCTGGGGTTTGG tatTCACCCCCCAATACAAGGGTGGCTGTTAGAAAAACAAGAGGTGGTAGGATGCTGACGGATCCTTTATCAAGGAAAAGCAGAAATAAAAG aaaaaagaaagactAA